The Kineococcus mangrovi region TGTCGATCCCGACGACGGGCAGCCCCCGCTCCGCGGCCCACGCGGCCAGCGCCGCCACGTCCTCGTGGTGGTGGACCGACAGGTACCGGTCGGTGACCATCGCGCCGCGCCGGTTCCACCGGCGGTGGCCGACGACGTGGGCGCCCGCGGCGTTGACGGCGTTCGCCGTCCGCACGACCGAGCCGATGTTGGCGTCGTGCTGCCAGTTCTCCACCGCCACGTGCAGCGGGTGCCGGCGGGTGTCGAGGTCGGCGACGATCGCCGCGTTCGACCAGTACCGGTATCCGTCGACGACGTTGCGACGGTCGCCCTCGGCGAGCAGCGCCGGGTCGAACCTCGGGTCGTCGGGCCAGGGCCCCTCCCAGGGACCGACACCGACGACCCGCTGCTCGACCTGCTCGACCCGCTCGTCCGGCACCCGGTGATCCTGCCAGGTCTCAGGCGGCCTTCCGCCACGCGGACTTCAGCCCGAGGGACCGTCCCGTCTGCAGGAGGCTGTTCTCGTACAGCCGGCGCGCGACGGTCACGAACAGCACGGCCGTCACCGCGATGACGCCGAGGGACAGCAGGGGTTCCCAGACGGGGAGGTCGCCCTGGACGACCCGCTTGGGCATGACCATCGGTGAGGACAGGGGGACGTAGGACAGGACCGTCTGCAGCGTCCCCGGCTCGTTGACCGCGAACGAGGCGAAGAACGGCAGCATGACGAACATCTGCACCGGGGTGGCGGTGGACTGCAGGTCCTCCAGCCGGCTGGCCATCGCCCCGGCCGCCGCCCACAGGCACGACAGCATCGCGAACCCGAACAGGAAGAACACGAGGAACCAGGCGGCGGCCGTCGGGATCGCGGGGATCGACTCCAGCAGTTCGGGCTGGGCGAACCGCAGCGCGAGGATCCCCGCCACGACGAGCACGAGGATCTGCCCGAAGGCCAGGATGCCGTTGCCGAGGATCTTGCCGATGAGCAGCTGGCGGACCGGGACGGTGGTCACCAGGAGCTCGATGACGCGGGTCTGCTTCTCCTGCACCACGCTCTGCGCGATGGCGTAGCCGAAGATGAGGACGATCTGGAAGAACAGGACGGCGAAGACCAGACCGAGCAGGTAGACCGTGAACGGGTCCACCGCGTCGGGGGCCAGCAGCACCGTGGTCGGCGGCGGCAGCGACAAGACCGCCCGCACGTCGTCGGCGCCGACCCCGAGCTCCTCGAACGCGGCGACCCGCTGCGCCGCGACGACGCGGGTGGCCAGGACACCGGAGAGGGTGTCCGACACGGCGCGGTCCCCGACGATCGCGACCCCGGTGCCGGTGACGAGCACGGCCGCGTCGACGTCGCCGTCCCGGACGGCGCGCTCGGCGGCGGCCGCGTCGGGCTCGTCGCGCAGGACGACGCGGTCACCGGTGTCCTCACCCGACTGGGCGGTCTCCACGTACGGGCGCGACTGCGCGGTCACGGCCACGTCGTAGTCGTCGGACCCGCCCGAGATGAGACCCGGCAGCACCGCGGCGACGGCGACGATGACGAAGAGCAGGACCGTGGAGATGATGAAGCCCTTGTCCCGCAGTCGCTCGGTCATCTCGCGCTGGGCGACGATCCACCACTGGCCCCTCACCGGGACACCTCCTGGAACAGTTCGGACAACGAGGGCAGCATCGGTGCGAACGAGCGCACCGGGCCGCGGCGGACCGCCTCGGAGAGGACGGTCTGGTCGAGGTCGGGCGCACCGGACAGCTCCAGGACGAGCCCGTGCCGGCGCCGCTCGAGCACCGTGACGCCGGGGACGGCCGCGAGCCAGCCGAGATCGCCGTCGGCGACGAGCTCGTACCGGGACCCGGCGCGCTCGCGGCGCAGCTTCTCGGGTTCCCCCGAGGCGACGACACGGCCGCCGTGCAGGACGACGAGGTCGTCGCACAACCGGTCGACGAGGTCCAGCTGGTGGCTGGAGAACAGGACGCCGACCCCCGCGGCGGTCTTCTCCCGCAGCAGGTCGGCCATCGCGTCGACGGCGAGGGGGTCCAGGCCGGAGAACGGCTCGTCGAGGACGAGCAGCTCGGGGTCGTGGACGAGGGAGGCGGCGACCTGGACGCGTTGCTGGTTCCCCAGCGACAGCGACTCCAGCTTGTCGCGGGCCCGGTCCCCCAGCCCCAGGCGGTCGAGGAGGTCCTGACCGCGGCGCGTCGCCACCGCGCGGTCCACGCCGTGCAGCCGGGCGAGGAACACGAGCTGCTCGAGCAACCGCCCCTTGGGGTACAGGCCGCGTTCCTCGGGCATGTACCCGAAGCGTCGGCGGGTGGCGAGGTCGGGCGTCTTCCCGCGGAACGTGACCGTCCCGGAGTCGGCGGCCAGGACACCGAGCGCGATGCGCATGGTCGTGGTCTTCCCGGCCCCGTTCGCGCCGACGAAGCCGACCATGCGCCCGTCGGGGACGCTCAGGCTGACGTCGTCGAGGGCGAGACGCTCCCCGAAGCGGCGGGTGATGTTGTCGAGGGCGAGCACCCGCCCGAACCTAGGGGCCGGTCGGGGACACCCGCGTCCACCGAACGTCTACCGGACCGGCACCCGTTCCCCCTCGATGGTGGGGTGCAGGCGGACGGCGGTGGCCTTGACGGCGAGGTGCACGGCCGCCCCGGGCGCGAGGTCGAGCTCGGCGGCGGCACCGACGGTGACGTCGGCCAGGACGTCGGCGACGTCGTGGCCGCGCACCCCGTCCAGGCGCGCGCGGACGCGCACCACCTCCCCGCGCGGGCTGACGTCGACGACGGTCGCGGCCCAGCGGTTGCGCGGGCTGCCGCCGGGGTCGGCGGCGTGCACGGCGACGGCCGACGGGCTGAAGACGGCCACCCCGGGGCGTCCCGGCACCGCGGGGCCGTCGCCGGGCAGCCCGGCGACCAGCCCACCGTCCGGGGTGCGCAGGCCGTCGGTCGTGAACACCCCGGGCAGCAGGTCCAGACCGGCCAGCTGGGCGGCGAACCGGCTGCGCGGGGCCGTGAGGACCTGCTGCACCGACCCGTCCTCCACGACGCGGCCGGCCTCGACGACGACGGCCCGGTCGGCGAGCGCGAGGGCGTCGAGGGGTTCGTGGGTGACGAGCACCGCCGAGCGCTCCCCGCGGCCGAGGACCCGGCGCAGCACCTGGCGCACCTCGGGGGCGGCGGCCACGTCGAGCGCGGCGAGGGGTTCGTCCAGCAGCAGCAGGCGGGGGTCGGCGGCCAGGGCGCGGGCGATCGCGACGCGCTGCGCCTGCCCCCCGGACAGCTGGTGCGGACGGCGGTCCGCGAACCCGGCCATCCCCACCTCGGTGAGGACCTCGCTCGCGCGGGCGCGGGCCCGGGACCTGGACGCGCCGGTGCTGCGCGGGCCGAAGGCGACGTTCGCGGCGACGTCGAGGTGGGGGAAGAGCAGCGCCTCCTGGGCCAGCAGCCCGACCCCGCGCCGGTGGGGGGGCACGAAGGCCCCGCCGCCCTCGGCCAGGACGGTGCCGTCGAGCACGATGCGGCCGGCGGTGGGGCGCAGCAGCCCCGCCAGGAGCGCGAGCAGCGTCGACTTCCCCGCCCCGTTGGGGCCGAGGACGGCGACGACCTGCCCCGCCGCGACGTCGAGGGCGACGTCCAGGTCGCGGGGGCCGAACCGGACGTCGAGGTGCAGGCTCACAGCACGCTCCGCCGGCCCCGGACGGCGACGACGACCACGACCGCGACGACGACGAGCAGCAGCGACATCGCCGCCGCGGCGTCGGGGTCGGTCTCGCGTTGGAGGTAGATCGCCGACGGCAGGGTGCGCGTGACGCCCTGCAGGCTGCCGGCGAAGGTGATCGTGGCCCCGAACTCCCCCAGCGCGCGGGCGAAGGCGAGCACGGCACCGGAGAGCAACCCCGGTGCGATGAGGGGGACGGTGATCCGGACCAGGACGCGGCCGGGGCGGGCGCCGAGGGTCGCGGCGACCGACTCGTAGCGGTCCCCGGCCGTGAGCAGCGCCCCCTCCAGGCTGAGCACGAGGAACGGCAGCGAGACGAACGTCTGCGCCAGCACGACGGCCGCGGTCGTGAAGCCCACCTCGACGCCGAGGACCGACAGGGTCGCGCCGATCAGCCCACGCCGCCCCAGCACCCACAGCAGCGCCAGGCCGCCGACGACGGGGGGCAGGACGAGGGGCAGCAGCACGACGGAGCGCAGCACGCGGGTCCCCGGGACGTGGCCGCGGGCCAGGACCAGCGCCATCGGGACGCCGAGCAGGACGCACAGGACGGTGCTCACGGAC contains the following coding sequences:
- a CDS encoding ABC transporter permease, giving the protein MTARARTVRRGGGAGGSALPRWVLVPAALGLLLFVLPLLGILSRVPWARFAALITSESALTALLLSLRTASVSTVLCVLLGVPMALVLARGHVPGTRVLRSVVLLPLVLPPVVGGLALLWVLGRRGLIGATLSVLGVEVGFTTAAVVLAQTFVSLPFLVLSLEGALLTAGDRYESVAATLGARPGRVLVRITVPLIAPGLLSGAVLAFARALGEFGATITFAGSLQGVTRTLPSAIYLQRETDPDAAAAMSLLLVVVAVVVVVAVRGRRSVL
- a CDS encoding ABC transporter permease, with product MRGQWWIVAQREMTERLRDKGFIISTVLLFVIVAVAAVLPGLISGGSDDYDVAVTAQSRPYVETAQSGEDTGDRVVLRDEPDAAAAERAVRDGDVDAAVLVTGTGVAIVGDRAVSDTLSGVLATRVVAAQRVAAFEELGVGADDVRAVLSLPPPTTVLLAPDAVDPFTVYLLGLVFAVLFFQIVLIFGYAIAQSVVQEKQTRVIELLVTTVPVRQLLIGKILGNGILAFGQILVLVVAGILALRFAQPELLESIPAIPTAAAWFLVFFLFGFAMLSCLWAAAGAMASRLEDLQSTATPVQMFVMLPFFASFAVNEPGTLQTVLSYVPLSSPMVMPKRVVQGDLPVWEPLLSLGVIAVTAVLFVTVARRLYENSLLQTGRSLGLKSAWRKAA
- a CDS encoding TrmH family RNA methyltransferase — protein: MPDERVEQVEQRVVGVGPWEGPWPDDPRFDPALLAEGDRRNVVDGYRYWSNAAIVADLDTRRHPLHVAVENWQHDANIGSVVRTANAVNAAGAHVVGHRRWNRRGAMVTDRYLSVHHHEDVAALAAWAAERGLPVVGIDNVEGSVPLETYDLPRECVLLFGQEGPGLTGEAVAHCVDVLAIAQFGSTRSINVGAAAAVAMHAWVRRHVFGQRP
- a CDS encoding ABC transporter ATP-binding protein — encoded protein: MLALDNITRRFGERLALDDVSLSVPDGRMVGFVGANGAGKTTTMRIALGVLAADSGTVTFRGKTPDLATRRRFGYMPEERGLYPKGRLLEQLVFLARLHGVDRAVATRRGQDLLDRLGLGDRARDKLESLSLGNQQRVQVAASLVHDPELLVLDEPFSGLDPLAVDAMADLLREKTAAGVGVLFSSHQLDLVDRLCDDLVVLHGGRVVASGEPEKLRRERAGSRYELVADGDLGWLAAVPGVTVLERRRHGLVLELSGAPDLDQTVLSEAVRRGPVRSFAPMLPSLSELFQEVSR
- a CDS encoding sulfate/molybdate ABC transporter ATP-binding protein — translated: MSLHLDVRFGPRDLDVALDVAAGQVVAVLGPNGAGKSTLLALLAGLLRPTAGRIVLDGTVLAEGGGAFVPPHRRGVGLLAQEALLFPHLDVAANVAFGPRSTGASRSRARARASEVLTEVGMAGFADRRPHQLSGGQAQRVAIARALAADPRLLLLDEPLAALDVAAAPEVRQVLRRVLGRGERSAVLVTHEPLDALALADRAVVVEAGRVVEDGSVQQVLTAPRSRFAAQLAGLDLLPGVFTTDGLRTPDGGLVAGLPGDGPAVPGRPGVAVFSPSAVAVHAADPGGSPRNRWAATVVDVSPRGEVVRVRARLDGVRGHDVADVLADVTVGAAAELDLAPGAAVHLAVKATAVRLHPTIEGERVPVR